CCTCTAAATCTTCCTCCAGGTTATCTCCACTAACTCTAACAATAATTGCAAAAGGTGTTCTTGTTCCTTCTTCCATTTCATTAATATCCTTTCCAATAACCTCTACTTTATCACTCGCCTCTCCAACCCTAACAAGTTCAAAACCATAACTCTTAGGTCCTGCCAACTCAACGTACATATCTGGTCCTCTAACTCTTTCTCCTTCATTCATCGGCCCTACTGATACAGGAATATCATCAAACATGTTTTAAACCTCCATTATAATTCTTCAAATTTTTCACTTATGATTTTGATGAGTTTCTTCCGTTTTTCTTCCTTAATCATCTCAAGTGATTCATCACAGACAAGTTTTAATGCATTGTCTTTACACGCTTCAATACATGCAGGAGTTATCCTATCCACATCCAAGCAAAGAGTGCATTTATGAGCAACCTTCTCTTCAACAAAAATTGCTCCAATTGGACATGCTATAGCACACATCCCACAACCAATACATTTTTCTTTATTGACTATTGGGATGTTTTCTTTTAAGTATATGGCATCAACTGGACAGATTTCTTTGCATGGTGGTGTTTCACACTGCATACAGAAAATTGGAATGCCATCGAATTTTTTCACCCTACTTATCCCATGAATTTCAGCACATTTGTTGATGCAATCATTACATTTTGAGCACTTTGAAGGATCAAGTACAATGATTTTTGGATTCATGATCATCCCTCCTCTTACCTAAATGATGAATAAAAACAAAAAATTGATGCTTAAGCAAAAACTATCTTTATAAGGCATCAACTAACTTTTTAATAACCTCAACATGCTCATTTTTCTCCATGTTTGGGAGTGAGTAGCATGCATTTGGGTGATAGTAGGGGTCAATTGTCACAGTTATTACGGAAGAGAAGTGTTTCAAATGTGTTAATGCCTGGGCGAGGTAATAATAAGTAATTCCAATGAACAATGCCAAATCATGTTCTCCTTTTGCAAGATATTTCATAATATCCAGCAAGTTCATCTCCTTTGGCGTATGGATTTTTTTCATGTTTAATTTGCTCAGAATTTCCTCAACGTCCTTATCCAACTTACACCCAACAATTAAGATAGGATTTTTGCTCCTTTTTATCATCTGAATTAATATAGTTGGGGAGACAACATCAGCATGGTTTAAATTTGTCCCAGCAGTTGGTTGGTATGGAGTAGTTCTATCAATCATTCTTTTCACCATAAGTTGTTTTATCAAAAAAATTGTATTGAAGGTCTAGTAGATTATTGTTGGCTCTTTTGGAATTTTTTCCCTTGGTTTCCAACCTTTTTCTTTTAAATAATCCATAACTTTGTCTTTTATCATGAATGGAATATCTTGCTCAGTTCTCACGAATTTCTCCAAATCAGGTGGCATCATTCCAAAGTATTTCTCATAAACGCTTACGTAGTGGTAGATTTTCATTGCCCTTCCTTTTGGACTGTCATTTGGTCTCATGCAGAGTTTTGGAATCATGCAGATACATTCTTCTACTGTTTCTGCAGTCACAATCAAATGTTCTGGGGCTGGTTCAATCTTCATTATTTCTCCAGTTCTTTTGTCTAAGACCTCAAAGTCCTTTCCGTCACTCAAATACATCCTTCTGTATTTTGCTGCATGTGGCCCAACTATGACTGGGATTCCCCATCTGTTTACTCCAGTAGCGATTGCCGCTGCTTTTTGACTCATAGCTCCCCATGCAATACCAACAGCTCCGACTCTGTTCAATATGTAGTCCGCAACTTGCTCAAAGTTTCCTCTCAATGGAACTTTTGCAAAGATGTTGGCTATTTTTATTGCTGCTCCGGTTATGTGGCAGTTACTTAAACAGCTTCCAACATTTACTAACCCACCAGCTTCAAAACTTCCGCCATATTTTTCATAAAGTGTTTTTCCATCTTCATCTTTCCACATTCCAATTGACATTGCCGCACATCCACTTGCAACAACAATGTATTTCCTCTCTAAGAATTCCTTTGCTATCTTTGCAACCTCTTCTTCACCGTTTGGATGGTTGGAACATCCGACTAACGCAACAACTCCTGGAATGTCCCCAAATACAATTGGGGCCCCAACTCTTCTTATTTCAACGTCTTGTATTGGCCCTCTTCCTGCCCTTATTTTAAATTTCATGTCTTTTATGAAGTATTCTCCAACCTTTGTTGTCATGCTAACAATTGGCAAGTTTCTCTCACATTCACATTCACATCTACCGCAGCTGTAACATTTTTTGTATAACTCAACAAATTTGTCAAATTTGCCTTGTTTTGCCTCAATCATCGCCTCTTTTACCTCAAATGAGTTTGGACATACTCTGTTACACCATCCGCACTCTGTACATTTCTTTGCAAGTTCTACAACTTCATTTAAGTCAGGCAAGCATTTTTTGTCCTTTCTCTCTTTTGAAATTATTTTAGCCAATTCTACGGCAACTTTTCCTACCTTCTCTTCATCTAAAATTAAAGCCGCCCTATTTCTCAAGATATAATTTATCATTTCATCTTCACTTAAATGGGAAATATCTTCTAAGCCCAAGCACATCTTTTCGTTTGTTGCTATCAAAACAGCCCCAGTTTTTAATGTTTCCTCTAATATATCTGTTCTAATACACTGCTCATCAACAACAACCACATCAGCAACTCCGCTCCTAACAAACATCAACTGCCTTGATAAAGGACCAACAATTTTTGCCCCCTCATTGTATCTTGTTATATCCAATGCAGTACAACAAATTCCACAAACTTCTATCTCATCATCTAACCCGTTTTCTTCCAAATAATCTATAATATACCTACCAGGAACGACATTATGCCCTATACACAAAATTACTGGTTTGTTTTTGTCTATTGTTCCAAGACCTAAATCAACAAGTGGTGCATCTTCATCTCCTTTTGGCATATTAAGACCAACAATTTGAGCAATATCTCCCACTTCTCTCGCTAAATCGTCAATCATCCCAGCATGCATTGCCTTACTCTCAAAATCAAGGTAATCTCCTTCTTGTCCTGTGTGTGTTGCAGAGAGTAAATGGGTTATTTGCTCTTCACAATAATCTAAAACTTTCTCTAAATCTCCAAGTGTTTTTGGTTTTATTCCAGTGACAGTTCTGGTTATTGGTGCCTCAACATCTATATTATTGCCTAAGTTAATTGGATAGTCCTTACCTAACTTTTCTATTAAGTAATGAACAAGGTGCCTACTGTGGGCTGTGTGGCATGCAGCCCCTATACAACATGCAATTAAAACAATTCTTGCCTGTTGTTTTTTAATATCTAATCCACAGGCCCCCTTCTTTCCTCTACTCAAGTCACACTTTCCAAAAGTACATAGACAACACATGTCACAAATTGGCATGTAGAATGGAGGGTACCTCTTCAATAGTCTAAAGTCCCATTTCCTTAATGTAGGAACTTTTGGCATTGGTGTGGGTCCCATTGGCTCCCAATCTTCTTCCTCAACTTCCTCCCCAAATTTTATGGTTCCTTTTATTTTGAAGTTTTTTAATTTCAATAATGGGGATGACATTGATTTTATATCTCCTTCCATTCTCACAGTTCCACCATCGGTAATTGTCGAATTTATCATTATTAATCATTAACAATTTTACTTGGTAACTAATTTTTTACGTGTCATATAAATATTTTGTTATGAAAAATTTTCAAAAAGTATTACCATGGCGTTTTTGTAGGAATCAAATAAATTAATTACGCATTTATTCAACCTACTGTAAAAAATTTTGATGATTTGCAAATTTATCAATTTATATGTTTAAATAAAAACATATAAAAATACGCATTTTTTAATTTATTCTACAGAAAAATTTTTGATTTGCAAAATTTATAAATTTAAATATACAATTGCAA
The sequence above is a segment of the Methanotorris igneus Kol 5 genome. Coding sequences within it:
- a CDS encoding 4Fe-4S dicluster domain-containing protein; this encodes MNPKIIVLDPSKCSKCNDCINKCAEIHGISRVKKFDGIPIFCMQCETPPCKEICPVDAIYLKENIPIVNKEKCIGCGMCAIACPIGAIFVEEKVAHKCTLCLDVDRITPACIEACKDNALKLVCDESLEMIKEEKRKKLIKIISEKFEEL
- the cdhB gene encoding CO dehydrogenase/acetyl-CoA synthase complex subunit epsilon, with the translated sequence MIDRTTPYQPTAGTNLNHADVVSPTILIQMIKRSKNPILIVGCKLDKDVEEILSKLNMKKIHTPKEMNLLDIMKYLAKGEHDLALFIGITYYYLAQALTHLKHFSSVITVTIDPYYHPNACYSLPNMEKNEHVEVIKKLVDAL
- the cdhA gene encoding CO dehydrogenase/acetyl-CoA synthase complex subunit alpha; translated protein: MEGDIKSMSSPLLKLKNFKIKGTIKFGEEVEEEDWEPMGPTPMPKVPTLRKWDFRLLKRYPPFYMPICDMCCLCTFGKCDLSRGKKGACGLDIKKQQARIVLIACCIGAACHTAHSRHLVHYLIEKLGKDYPINLGNNIDVEAPITRTVTGIKPKTLGDLEKVLDYCEEQITHLLSATHTGQEGDYLDFESKAMHAGMIDDLAREVGDIAQIVGLNMPKGDEDAPLVDLGLGTIDKNKPVILCIGHNVVPGRYIIDYLEENGLDDEIEVCGICCTALDITRYNEGAKIVGPLSRQLMFVRSGVADVVVVDEQCIRTDILEETLKTGAVLIATNEKMCLGLEDISHLSEDEMINYILRNRAALILDEEKVGKVAVELAKIISKERKDKKCLPDLNEVVELAKKCTECGWCNRVCPNSFEVKEAMIEAKQGKFDKFVELYKKCYSCGRCECECERNLPIVSMTTKVGEYFIKDMKFKIRAGRGPIQDVEIRRVGAPIVFGDIPGVVALVGCSNHPNGEEEVAKIAKEFLERKYIVVASGCAAMSIGMWKDEDGKTLYEKYGGSFEAGGLVNVGSCLSNCHITGAAIKIANIFAKVPLRGNFEQVADYILNRVGAVGIAWGAMSQKAAAIATGVNRWGIPVIVGPHAAKYRRMYLSDGKDFEVLDKRTGEIMKIEPAPEHLIVTAETVEECICMIPKLCMRPNDSPKGRAMKIYHYVSVYEKYFGMMPPDLEKFVRTEQDIPFMIKDKVMDYLKEKGWKPREKIPKEPTIIY